Proteins co-encoded in one Nonomuraea helvata genomic window:
- a CDS encoding zinc-dependent alcohol dehydrogenase, with translation MRAAVLGEPGQVRIRELPVPEPGPEDVLVQVRRASLCGTDLKIRSRAFFKDGGPPVDTFVPGHEYAGVVVAVGSTVDELRIGDRVVSEAHRGCMRCANCLRGAYTDCLNYGVRARGHRTQGMTVNGGFAEYALNHVSALHRLPAGVSFDAGVVLTTVGTVMHAFDVLADLLAGARVAVLGPGPIGLLAVQVAKQLGAELVALAGTRESRLKLGKRFGADLVLNVTDGDTVSQIRAATGGHGVDVVLECSGAGPAVDDALRMVKRGGRVVLVGFFDQPVTADLNHAVINGITLHTVRGEGSGSVARALSLAGQGRIDTDSLVTHHFPLDAVAEAFDTYAERRGDALKVMLDISQ, from the coding sequence ATGAGAGCAGCTGTTCTCGGTGAGCCCGGTCAGGTCCGCATAAGAGAGCTTCCGGTACCCGAGCCCGGGCCGGAGGACGTGCTGGTGCAGGTGCGCCGTGCGTCTCTGTGCGGCACCGACCTCAAGATCCGCAGCAGGGCCTTCTTCAAGGACGGCGGCCCGCCGGTTGACACCTTCGTGCCGGGCCATGAGTACGCCGGTGTCGTGGTGGCCGTCGGCTCGACGGTGGACGAGCTCCGGATCGGCGACCGGGTCGTATCCGAGGCCCACCGCGGATGCATGCGGTGCGCCAACTGTCTGCGCGGCGCCTACACGGACTGCCTCAACTACGGCGTGCGGGCCAGGGGGCACCGCACCCAGGGCATGACGGTCAACGGCGGGTTCGCCGAGTACGCCCTGAACCACGTCTCCGCACTCCACCGCCTTCCGGCGGGCGTCAGCTTCGACGCCGGTGTCGTCCTGACGACCGTGGGCACCGTGATGCACGCCTTCGACGTCCTCGCCGACCTGCTGGCCGGCGCTCGGGTCGCCGTGCTCGGCCCCGGTCCGATCGGCCTGCTCGCCGTACAGGTCGCCAAGCAACTGGGGGCTGAGCTTGTGGCGCTGGCCGGGACGCGCGAGTCCAGACTCAAACTCGGCAAGCGGTTCGGGGCCGATCTCGTCCTGAACGTCACTGATGGCGACACCGTCTCGCAGATCAGGGCCGCAACAGGCGGACACGGAGTGGATGTCGTCCTTGAGTGCTCGGGGGCCGGGCCGGCGGTCGACGACGCCCTGCGGATGGTCAAGCGTGGTGGTCGCGTCGTGCTGGTCGGATTCTTCGACCAGCCGGTCACCGCTGACCTGAATCATGCCGTCATCAACGGCATCACGCTCCACACCGTACGCGGGGAGGGCTCCGGGTCGGTGGCCCGGGCCCTGTCGCTGGCGGGCCAGGGCCGGATCGACACCGACAGCCTGGTGACACATCACTTCCCCCTCGATGCGGTGGCGGAGGCGTTCGACACCTACGCCGAGCGGCGTGGCGACGCCCTCAAGGTGATGCTGGACATCTCCCAGTGA
- a CDS encoding DUF3500 domain-containing protein, with protein MVHLATDLLDSLDPETRARACWTPFGDQDVEAERVRWFYTPTDHGGVALGELSPVQQSLAMQLLATGLTRQAYVTACTVIGLENVLDEAEGWTVDWGRVRGRDPGLYWVRVFGHPGDATWGWRFGGHHLSVNLLMRDERIAAATPSFIGADPASSPLLVGELRPLGGTEDLARTLMTSLGEQERAQALLHPRAISDIVSGNRARLSRGDQMMHMQDLFRGPLPTPRLADLVDRIDEAAEAGSGYSPADHERMALGLGSPGIAAADMTADQRGLLHDLIAAYTDRSPEPLAAALRRRYADDARLDAIHFGWAGELTPGQPHYYRLTGPRLLVEYDNTQRGANHAHSVWRDPAGDFGLSADQGIGWELRGVDQR; from the coding sequence ATGGTCCACTTGGCCACCGACCTGCTCGACTCACTCGATCCGGAAACGCGAGCGCGCGCCTGCTGGACTCCGTTCGGCGACCAGGACGTCGAGGCAGAACGGGTGCGGTGGTTCTACACCCCTACCGACCACGGCGGGGTCGCGCTCGGCGAACTGTCACCGGTGCAGCAGAGCCTGGCCATGCAGCTCCTGGCCACGGGGCTGACCCGGCAGGCGTACGTCACCGCCTGCACCGTAATCGGCTTGGAGAACGTCCTCGACGAGGCGGAGGGGTGGACCGTCGATTGGGGCCGGGTCCGCGGGCGCGATCCGGGGCTGTACTGGGTCCGCGTCTTCGGGCATCCCGGCGACGCCACCTGGGGCTGGCGTTTCGGCGGCCACCACCTGTCGGTCAACCTACTGATGCGCGACGAACGTATAGCCGCGGCCACGCCGTCATTCATCGGCGCCGATCCGGCGTCATCGCCGCTTCTGGTGGGTGAGCTGCGCCCGCTCGGCGGGACAGAAGACCTCGCCCGGACCTTGATGACATCGCTCGGAGAGCAGGAGCGTGCCCAAGCCCTGCTGCATCCGCGGGCGATCTCCGACATCGTCTCGGGCAACCGCGCGCGCCTCAGCCGTGGCGACCAGATGATGCACATGCAGGACCTGTTCCGCGGTCCTCTGCCGACTCCGCGCCTGGCCGATCTCGTCGACCGTATCGACGAGGCCGCCGAGGCCGGATCCGGCTACTCCCCGGCAGACCATGAGCGGATGGCGCTCGGTCTGGGTTCGCCTGGCATCGCCGCCGCCGATATGACGGCCGATCAGCGCGGCCTGCTCCACGACCTGATCGCCGCCTACACCGACCGTTCCCCCGAGCCGCTCGCTGCTGCCCTCCGCCGTCGATACGCAGATGACGCACGGCTGGACGCGATCCACTTCGGCTGGGCCGGCGAGCTCACCCCAGGCCAGCCGCACTACTACCGCCTCACCGGCCCGCGGCTCCTCGTCGAGTACGACAACACGCAACGGGGCGCCAACCACGCGCACTCGGTGTGGCGCGATCCAGCCGGGGATTTCGGCCTCTCAGCGGATCAGGGCATCGGCTGGGAGCTCCGCGGGGTTGACCAGCGGTAG
- a CDS encoding LysR family transcriptional regulator: MRLRQLEYFIAICEHGSFSAAANHLLVAQPSLSQQIRALERELGAELLERGRQGVGLTAAGRVFLPRAQAVIGAVEAARKSVADLVSGEEGELHVLTIRSVASGVLPVSMVRWHEQHPGTMLRLHDFSHRKDLESAMREGRGDLAIGPRPSDWDGEMVSLGFESLVVAGRGPYDSERATVAELGAAKWVHYEPEQGMTEVLDWAARCLDFSPRVVARVGQVAAALRLAVEGVGFTVIPANAVPHGWSQHVRQAEPPLYREIVAYSRGSMAQLTQRFVDLLTSVELPLVNPAELPADALIR; encoded by the coding sequence ATGCGCCTTCGCCAGCTCGAATATTTCATCGCCATCTGTGAGCACGGCTCGTTCAGCGCGGCAGCCAACCACCTCCTCGTCGCTCAGCCGTCGTTGTCGCAGCAGATCAGGGCATTGGAGCGCGAGCTTGGCGCCGAACTCCTTGAGCGCGGGCGCCAGGGAGTCGGGCTCACCGCCGCCGGTCGCGTGTTCCTGCCCAGGGCCCAGGCGGTGATCGGAGCGGTCGAGGCCGCCCGCAAGTCGGTGGCGGACCTGGTGAGCGGTGAAGAGGGAGAGCTGCACGTGCTGACCATCCGGTCGGTCGCCTCCGGGGTCCTGCCCGTGAGCATGGTGCGCTGGCACGAGCAGCACCCCGGCACGATGCTTCGGCTACACGACTTCTCCCATCGCAAGGACCTGGAGTCGGCGATGCGCGAAGGGCGTGGCGACCTGGCGATTGGACCGCGCCCTAGCGACTGGGACGGCGAGATGGTGTCCCTCGGCTTCGAGAGCCTGGTCGTGGCCGGCCGCGGCCCCTACGACAGCGAGCGTGCCACGGTGGCGGAACTCGGTGCTGCGAAGTGGGTGCACTACGAGCCAGAACAGGGGATGACGGAGGTCCTCGACTGGGCGGCACGCTGTCTCGACTTCAGCCCGCGGGTGGTGGCCCGGGTAGGCCAGGTGGCCGCCGCGCTGCGACTCGCCGTCGAAGGCGTCGGCTTCACCGTGATCCCGGCGAACGCCGTACCGCACGGATGGAGTCAGCATGTACGGCAGGCGGAGCCGCCGCTCTACCGCGAGATCGTCGCCTACAGCCGGGGCTCGATGGCGCAACTGACTCAGCGGTTCGTCGACCTGCTCACTTCGGTGGAGCTACCGCTGGTCAACCCCGCGGAGCTCCCAGCCGATGCCCTGATCCGCTGA